A DNA window from Nocardioides palaemonis contains the following coding sequences:
- a CDS encoding amidase — translation MTDVTVDSTARDQAAAVRSGAISAAELLELHLDRIEARNPELNAIVSLDAERARSAAATADQAQASGEETGPLHGLPFAVKDTHALGGWPHTFGSPVFRDHVADHDELLVERVRRAGAVFVGKTNVPEFAAGSHTFNTVFGVTRNPVDPSRSAGGSSGGAACALAAGMVPLADGSDMGGSLRNPASFCGVVGMRPSLGRVPEWPLYNQWETTSVGGPMARNVGDLALLLSVLAGPDPRAPHALGEPGATFAPPLVPAPLAGLRVAVSVDLGGAFAVDHAVADVVRATAARLADAGAAVAEAHPDLSLADDTFRTLRAWHFQAKLGRLLAEHPTSFKPSLEANIRAGEPLTGADVARGYAQRTALSETMRLFFGDHDVLLLPTSQVPPFPVDQEFPATINGEEMPDYLAWMRSAYFVSVTGCPAISVPAGTTPDGLPVGVQLVARHGADRRLLEVAAALEELLG, via the coding sequence ATGACCGACGTCACCGTCGACTCGACCGCCCGCGACCAGGCCGCGGCGGTCCGCTCGGGGGCCATCTCGGCCGCCGAGCTGCTCGAGCTGCACCTCGACCGGATCGAGGCGCGCAACCCCGAGCTCAACGCGATCGTCTCGCTCGACGCCGAGCGCGCCCGGTCCGCGGCCGCCACCGCCGACCAGGCGCAGGCCTCGGGCGAGGAGACCGGGCCGCTGCACGGCCTGCCGTTCGCGGTCAAGGACACGCACGCACTCGGGGGCTGGCCCCACACCTTCGGCTCCCCGGTCTTCCGCGACCACGTCGCCGACCACGACGAGCTGCTCGTCGAGCGCGTACGCCGCGCGGGCGCGGTCTTCGTCGGCAAGACCAACGTGCCGGAGTTCGCCGCCGGCTCCCACACCTTCAACACCGTCTTCGGCGTCACCCGCAACCCGGTCGACCCGTCCCGCTCGGCGGGTGGGTCCAGCGGGGGAGCGGCCTGCGCGCTCGCCGCCGGCATGGTCCCGCTGGCCGACGGCTCCGACATGGGCGGCTCGCTCCGCAACCCGGCGTCGTTCTGCGGCGTCGTCGGGATGCGGCCCTCGCTCGGCCGGGTGCCGGAGTGGCCGCTCTACAACCAGTGGGAGACCACGTCGGTGGGCGGCCCGATGGCCCGCAACGTCGGCGACCTCGCGCTGCTGCTGTCGGTGCTCGCCGGCCCCGACCCCCGCGCCCCGCACGCGCTCGGCGAACCGGGCGCCACGTTCGCGCCGCCCCTGGTCCCCGCCCCGCTCGCCGGCCTGCGGGTGGCCGTGTCGGTGGACCTCGGCGGTGCGTTCGCGGTCGACCACGCGGTCGCCGACGTCGTACGCGCCACCGCCGCGCGACTCGCCGACGCGGGCGCGGCGGTCGCCGAGGCCCACCCCGACCTGTCGCTCGCCGACGACACCTTCCGCACCCTGCGCGCGTGGCACTTCCAGGCCAAGCTCGGCCGGCTGCTCGCCGAGCACCCGACGTCGTTCAAGCCGTCGCTGGAGGCCAACATCCGCGCCGGCGAGCCGCTCACCGGCGCCGACGTGGCCCGCGGCTACGCCCAGCGCACCGCGCTCTCGGAGACGATGCGGCTGTTCTTCGGCGACCACGACGTGCTGCTGCTGCCGACCTCGCAGGTGCCGCCGTTCCCGGTCGACCAGGAGTTCCCGGCGACCATCAACGGCGAGGAGATGCCCGACTACCTCGCGTGGATGCGCTCGGCCTACTTCGTCTCCGTCACCGGCTGCCCGGCCATCTCGGTGCCGGCCGGCACGACGCCCGACGGCCTCCCCGTCGGCGTGCAGCTGGTCGCCCGCCACGGCGCCGACCGCCGCCTGCTCGAGGTGGCCGCGGCGCTCGAGGAGCTGCTCGGCTGA